One window of Elaeis guineensis isolate ETL-2024a chromosome 11, EG11, whole genome shotgun sequence genomic DNA carries:
- the LOC105054240 gene encoding protein DMR6-LIKE OXYGENASE 2-like codes for MSSPMATDSTKFLLSDLVSSHIKYVPSKYIRPESDRPDQFNVEKSNAAIPVIDLQGLAGANRPQVVEEIGLACQNDGFFQVKNHGIPMDVIEGMLHVAKEFFHLPESERLKSYSDDPKKTTRLSTSFNVKTEKVSNWRDYLRLHCYPLENFADEWPSNPVYFRQVVGEYCKNVRELALKLLEAISESLGLERDYMVKALGKQAQHMAINYYPPCPQPELTYGLPGHKDPNAITILLQDGVSGLQVLRNGKWVAVDPVPATLVINIGDMIQVLSNDRFKSVLHRVVVNNTSERISVPTFYCPSPNALIKQAEAVVDEEHPSIYRSFTYAEYYEKFWNQGLQSASCLDMFKLT; via the exons ATGTCCTCTCCCATGGCCACTGATTCTACCAAATTTCTCTTAAGCGATCTTGTTTCTTCCCATATTAAATACGTCCCCTCCAAATACATCAGGCCAGAGTCTGACCGTCCGGACCAGTTCAATGTGGAGAAATCGAATGCGGCGATTCCTGTTATAGACCTTCAAGGCCTCGCTGGCGCTAATCGCCCCCAAGTAGTTGAAGAAATTGGTTTAGCGTGTCAGAATGACGGATTCTTCCAG GTTAAGAATCATGGCATCCCTATGGATGTCATTGAAGGCATGCTGCATGTTGCGAAGGAATTCTTTCATTTGCCGGAGTCTGAAAGGTTGAAGAGCTACTCAGACGATCCTAAAAAAACGACCAGGCTCTCGACCAGCTTCAATGTGAAAACCGAGAAAGTTAGCAACTGGAGAGATTACTTAAGGCTCCATTGCTATCCTCTCGAGAATTTTGCAGACGAGTGGCCCTCCAACCCTGTATATTTTAG GCAAGTTGTTGGCGAGTACTGCAAGAACGTGAGAGAGCTGGCCTTGAAACTGTTAGAGGCCATCTCCGAGAGCTTGGGGCTCGAGCGTGACTACATGGTGAAGGCACTGGGCAAGCAAGCACAGCACATGGCTATAAACTACTATCCACCGTGCCCCCAGCCGGAGCTGACCTACGGCCTGCCGGGCCACAAAGACCCCAACGCCATCACCATTCTCCTCCAAGATGGAGTCTCTGGCTTGCAAGTCCTTAGGAACGGGAAGTGGGTGGCTGTCGACCCTGTCCCAGCTACCTTGGTCATCAACATCGGTGACATGATACAG GTTCTCAGTAATGATCGTTTTAAAAGTGTGCTTCATCGTGTGGTTGTGAATAACACAAGCGAGAGGATCTCTGTCCCTACTTTCTATTGCCCATCTCCAAATGCTTTAATTAAACAAGCAGAAGCGGTAGTTGACGAGGAGCATCCATCCATCTATCGAAGCTTCACCTATGCAGAGTACTACGAGAAATTTTGGAATCAAGGACTCCAATCCGCGAGCTGCCTCGATATGTTCAAACTCACCTGA